In Ostrea edulis chromosome 4, xbOstEdul1.1, whole genome shotgun sequence, a single window of DNA contains:
- the LOC125672429 gene encoding uncharacterized protein LOC125672429 isoform X1, with translation MELDSLDTQKAGKLYTEEEEQSSADNEDILQEEREVMSKPRVLLLNLSWFGLSLMFLLLSVEVVPAQIRSLVGEAEKGRWLGGMVAAGAGLTFFTSPLIGMGSDRITFKVGKRRPVMMAGTFILCVGLIGMALSSSKLYLPRRDSGYKNGTDETCHGDLVAQRCLPYINKTVKNSHESTVLRGSQPTSILVAEKKDKIVDENDVVTGNLGLYIFFYLIVTLSFAMITVPYNALIADKSHHSQRGFNSGVMGCMILMGNVSGAAVGIGLSEMGVLGAYGTAIAVVMISVCITVFTTTEKPGKQINEPIGCLQIFCAFWEPLKEHDFRWVFITRFLMQQGVSTVTGFLEYWLSDMIQLPDCWNAGRGVAIMLLPMLFAAALSSIIFGIVSDRFNRRKPIVIAAAFIMCICISTLTYISGPSAYYIAVILALFFGIGFGSFQSVDFALVMDVLPEEKDKAKDLAVWHLALILPNALATPVGGLILDYFESVNCRIGLGYIILFIVTTVYFLLSGIFVTRIRQAK, from the exons ATGGAATTGGACAGCTTGGACACACAGAAGGCGGGGAAGCTTTACACCGAGGAAGAAGAACA ATCCTCTGCAGACAATGAAGATATTCTACAAGAGGAGAGAGAAGTGATGAGCAAGCCTAGGGTATTACTTCTCAATCTGTCGTGGTTTGGTCTCAGCCTCATGTTTCTGCTGTTGTCTGTTGAGG TTGTACCTGCCCAGATTCGCTCTTTGGTTGGGGAGGCAGAAAAAGGCAGGTGGCTTGGTGGAATGGTTGCAGCTGGAGCTG GTCTGACTTTCTTTACCAGCCCCTTGATTGGTATGGGAAGCGACCGCATAACATTTAAGGTTGGCAAAAGACGACCAGTCATGATGGCAGGGACTTTTATACTATG TGTTGGATTGATTGGAATGGCACTCAGTTCCTCGAAGTTGTATCTCCC ACGAAGAGATTCCGGTTACAAAAACGGAACAGACGAAACA TGCCATGGTGATTTAGTAGCACAAAGGTGTCTACCATACATAAATAAAACTGTAAAGAATTCGCACGAGAGTACTGTTTTAAGAGGCTCCCAGCCCACATCTATCCTGGTTGCAGAGAAGAAGGACAAAATCGTTGATGAAAACGATGTTGTAACTGGAAATCTTG GTCTGTACATATTTTTCTACTTGATTGTCACATTGTCTTTTGCGATGATAACCGTCCCCTACAATGCTCTGATTGCCGACAAGTCACACCATTCACAAAGAG GTTTTAACTCCGGAGTCATGGGCTGTATGATCTTAATGGGCAATGTGAGCGGAGCAGCCGTAGGAATAGGATTGTCG GAAATGGGTGTCCTGGGGGCTTATGGAACAGCAATCGCCGTAGTGATGATTAGTGTCTGTATAACCGTCTTCACGACAACAGAAAAACCTGGAAAGCAAATCAATGAACCCATAG GGTGTCTCCAAATTTTCTGTGCATTTTGGGAACCATTAAAAG AGCACGACTTCCGATGGGTGTTCATAACCAGATTTTTAATGCAGCAAGGTGTTTCCACAGTAACAGG GTTTCTTGAGTATTGGTTGTCTGATATGATACAACTCCCCGACTGTTGGAATGCTGGAAGGGGTGTGGCGATCATGCTTTTACCAATGTTATTTGCAGCAGCTCTCAG TTCTATCATATTTGGTATTGTTTCTGACCGTTTTAACCGGAGGAAGCCAATCGTTATAGCAGCAG CATTCATCATGTGCATATGTATATCGACATTGACGTACATAAGCGGACCCTCGGCCTACTACATCGCCGTTATCTTGGCACTCTTCTTCG GAATCGGATTTGGATCGTTCCAGTCGGTTGATTTTGCTCTAGTCATGGACGTCCTTCCAGAGGAGAAGGACAAGGCAAAAGACCTCGCTGTCTGGCATCTTGCCCTCATACTGCCAAATGCACTTGCCACGCCCGTGGGAGGATTGATTTTGGATTACTTTGAAAGTGTCAATTGTAGGATAGGCTTAGGTTACATCATACTGTTTATTGTCACAACCGTATATTTTCTACTGAGTGGTATATTTGTAACGAGAATTCGGCAGGCTAAATGA
- the LOC125672444 gene encoding LOW QUALITY PROTEIN: trypsin-3-like (The sequence of the model RefSeq protein was modified relative to this genomic sequence to represent the inferred CDS: deleted 1 base in 1 codon; substituted 1 base at 1 genomic stop codon) → MLKVAVLLSAVCLVIAKPHRRPHGGNGHNTDTQLVQADLTAILQNINQAGCGSPSISPAVTYIVGGTEAHANSWPWMASLEFQGTHICGGSLVSDKYVITAAHCVQGSMATVSQWHVRLGKHDRSKTESSEQNLSVKTIISHNSYSSSKLTNDIALMELSTPAQINYFVSPVCVIDVDTGTNCFTTGWGDTLGTGSNLVLRQVTVPIIDQSTCASRDYYGRYMDTTTMICAGYEPGGKDSCQGDSGGPLVCSSRGSWYLTXITSWGFGCAEAFKPGVYTRVVNYVSWLGNNVVN, encoded by the exons ATGTTGAAAGTAGCAGTCCTTCTCTCTGCTGTGTGCCTGGTAATCG CAAAACCTCACAGGAGACCTCATGGAGGAAATGGTCATAACACGGATACCCAGCTAGTTCAGGCAGATCTGACggccattttgcaaaatataaatcaggCAGGATGTGGAAGCCCGTCCATCAGCCCTGCTGTGACGTATATTGTCGGTGGAACTGAGGCTCACGCTAACAGCTGGCCATGGATG GCGTCTTTAGAATTTCAAGGAACGCACATATGT GGGGGAAGCCTGGTATCAGATAAATACGTCATCACTGCGGCGCATTGCGTGCAAGG TTCCATGGCGACAGTCTCACAATGGCACGTTCGCTTGGGAAAACACGACAGATCAAAAACAGAGTCCTCTGAACAGAATCTGTCTGTTAAAACCATCATAAGTCATAATAGTTACAGTAGTTCCAAACTCACCAACGACATCGCTCTGATGGAGCTAAGTACGCCTGCACAAATCAACTATTTCGTTAGCCCAGTCTGTGTGA TTGATGTAGATACTGGAACGAATTGCTTCACCACAGGATGGGGAGACACCCTAG GTACAGGATCTAATTTAGTTTTAAGACAGGTGACAGTGCCAATCATTGATCAATCCACCTGTGCCAGCCGTGATTACTATGGTAGATATATGGATACGACCACCATGATTTGTGCTGGGTATGAACCCGGCGGAAAGGACTCCTGTCAA GGAGATAGTGGAGGACCTTTAGTTTGTAGCTCTCGAGGATCATGGTACCTCACAT GAATCACCAGCTGGGGGTTTGGCTGTGCTGAAGCTTTCAAGCCTGGTGTGTATACCCGAGTGGTCAACTACGTTAGCTGGCTGGGTAACAACGTCGTGAACTAA
- the LOC125672429 gene encoding uncharacterized protein LOC125672429 isoform X2: MGSDRITFKVGKRRPVMMAGTFILCVGLIGMALSSSKLYLPRRDSGYKNGTDETCHGDLVAQRCLPYINKTVKNSHESTVLRGSQPTSILVAEKKDKIVDENDVVTGNLGLYIFFYLIVTLSFAMITVPYNALIADKSHHSQRGFNSGVMGCMILMGNVSGAAVGIGLSEMGVLGAYGTAIAVVMISVCITVFTTTEKPGKQINEPIGCLQIFCAFWEPLKEHDFRWVFITRFLMQQGVSTVTGFLEYWLSDMIQLPDCWNAGRGVAIMLLPMLFAAALSSIIFGIVSDRFNRRKPIVIAAAFIMCICISTLTYISGPSAYYIAVILALFFGIGFGSFQSVDFALVMDVLPEEKDKAKDLAVWHLALILPNALATPVGGLILDYFESVNCRIGLGYIILFIVTTVYFLLSGIFVTRIRQAK; this comes from the exons ATGGGAAGCGACCGCATAACATTTAAGGTTGGCAAAAGACGACCAGTCATGATGGCAGGGACTTTTATACTATG TGTTGGATTGATTGGAATGGCACTCAGTTCCTCGAAGTTGTATCTCCC ACGAAGAGATTCCGGTTACAAAAACGGAACAGACGAAACA TGCCATGGTGATTTAGTAGCACAAAGGTGTCTACCATACATAAATAAAACTGTAAAGAATTCGCACGAGAGTACTGTTTTAAGAGGCTCCCAGCCCACATCTATCCTGGTTGCAGAGAAGAAGGACAAAATCGTTGATGAAAACGATGTTGTAACTGGAAATCTTG GTCTGTACATATTTTTCTACTTGATTGTCACATTGTCTTTTGCGATGATAACCGTCCCCTACAATGCTCTGATTGCCGACAAGTCACACCATTCACAAAGAG GTTTTAACTCCGGAGTCATGGGCTGTATGATCTTAATGGGCAATGTGAGCGGAGCAGCCGTAGGAATAGGATTGTCG GAAATGGGTGTCCTGGGGGCTTATGGAACAGCAATCGCCGTAGTGATGATTAGTGTCTGTATAACCGTCTTCACGACAACAGAAAAACCTGGAAAGCAAATCAATGAACCCATAG GGTGTCTCCAAATTTTCTGTGCATTTTGGGAACCATTAAAAG AGCACGACTTCCGATGGGTGTTCATAACCAGATTTTTAATGCAGCAAGGTGTTTCCACAGTAACAGG GTTTCTTGAGTATTGGTTGTCTGATATGATACAACTCCCCGACTGTTGGAATGCTGGAAGGGGTGTGGCGATCATGCTTTTACCAATGTTATTTGCAGCAGCTCTCAG TTCTATCATATTTGGTATTGTTTCTGACCGTTTTAACCGGAGGAAGCCAATCGTTATAGCAGCAG CATTCATCATGTGCATATGTATATCGACATTGACGTACATAAGCGGACCCTCGGCCTACTACATCGCCGTTATCTTGGCACTCTTCTTCG GAATCGGATTTGGATCGTTCCAGTCGGTTGATTTTGCTCTAGTCATGGACGTCCTTCCAGAGGAGAAGGACAAGGCAAAAGACCTCGCTGTCTGGCATCTTGCCCTCATACTGCCAAATGCACTTGCCACGCCCGTGGGAGGATTGATTTTGGATTACTTTGAAAGTGTCAATTGTAGGATAGGCTTAGGTTACATCATACTGTTTATTGTCACAACCGTATATTTTCTACTGAGTGGTATATTTGTAACGAGAATTCGGCAGGCTAAATGA